The segment AATTCATATTGATTTAGACTGTTTTTATGCTCAGGTGGAAATGTTGAAAAATCCAGAGCTTACCGACAAACCAGTTGGGATAAAAACAGCAAACATTATGTAATCACAAGTAATTATGTAGCCAGAGAGtatggaattaaaaaatgtatgttgatTACAGAGGCACTTGCTCTATGTCCTAAGCTCATCATTATTAATGGAGAGGATTTACATGACTATAGATTGATGTCATCAAAAGTGACTGATATTGTACGACAGTTCAGTACCAAAGTCGAAAAGTTGGGTTTGGATGAGAACTTTGTGGACATTTCAGATTTGGTTTCATCAAAATTGGCGTCTAAAGACAATCATAGTTATAGTGTGGTAGGAcacatatacaaaaatgaaatagaaaatatttgtgCATGTGGTTGTAGAGAGAGGCTTGTTATTGGATCAAATATTGCTAGTGAAATAAGAGCGAGAATAAGAGAAGAATTGGGTATGACATGTTGTGCTGGTGTAGGGCCATAACAAATTGTTGGCAAAAATTGGTTGGATCTACCCACAAGCCCGACCAAACAAACTATTGTGTTTCCATGCTCAGCTACACTACTCG is part of the Homalodisca vitripennis isolate AUS2020 unplaced genomic scaffold, UT_GWSS_2.1 ScUCBcl_6242;HRSCAF=13356, whole genome shotgun sequence genome and harbors:
- the LOC124373728 gene encoding LOW QUALITY PROTEIN: DNA polymerase iota-like (The sequence of the model RefSeq protein was modified relative to this genomic sequence to represent the inferred CDS: deleted 2 bases in 1 codon), with the translated sequence HKRTIIHIDLDCFYAQVEMLKNPELTDKPVGIKTANIVITSNYVAREYGIKKCMLITEALALCPKLIIINGEDLHDYRLMSSKVTDIVRQFSTKVEKLGLDENFVDISDLVSSKLASKDNHSYSVVGHIYKNEIENICACGCRERLVIGSNIASEIRARIREELGMTCCAGEACFGVDDTDVKESGKQQVIGLEEASKMIGSMEEVRNRLKSLIDRGMVLLEEDGRFPTTIRVAVRKYSSHEEYCRQRESKQCPINPSIFRSNIAKDHILEAALGLFKKLVDHTKPFHLTLIGLAFTKFQEELPVKSSMLQFLRKKVF